A region of bacterium DNA encodes the following proteins:
- a CDS encoding phospholipase A, with product MKKTALIVAIAFFMAAGSSKAVSASPDQSTAVRRRLAMESAARDNPFLILPHRPNYILPLAYNLHPNDEASGLEPGTLDELEMTFQVSLKVHLSELFPGNRGNLYAAYTSRSWWQAYSGDRSRPFRETNHEPELFLLYDTDWSVLGLRASSVIFGVSHQSNGQDGALSRSWNRIYTSIILERGNAIVSVKPWYRIPEREKDGPDDPDGDDNPDIRTYMGSGELGVFFRRARHTLTLTLRNNLRRENKGSVELGYSYPLTAKMKGYLQIFDGYGESLIDYDHRMSRVGVGILLADWL from the coding sequence ATGAAAAAAACTGCCCTTATTGTTGCTATAGCCTTTTTCATGGCTGCCGGCAGCTCTAAAGCCGTCTCCGCTTCCCCCGATCAGTCCACCGCGGTGCGCCGGCGCCTCGCCATGGAGAGTGCGGCCAGGGACAACCCCTTTCTGATCCTGCCCCATCGGCCCAACTACATCCTGCCCCTTGCATATAACCTGCACCCCAACGACGAGGCGTCCGGGCTCGAACCCGGGACCCTTGACGAACTGGAGATGACCTTCCAGGTGAGCCTCAAGGTTCACTTGAGCGAGCTGTTTCCGGGAAACCGCGGGAACCTTTACGCGGCGTATACCAGCCGCTCGTGGTGGCAGGCCTACAGTGGCGACAGGTCACGGCCGTTCAGGGAGACCAACCATGAGCCGGAGCTGTTTCTCCTTTACGATACCGATTGGAGCGTTCTTGGGCTTCGGGCGTCCAGTGTGATCTTCGGTGTGTCCCACCAGTCCAACGGGCAGGACGGCGCCTTGTCACGCAGCTGGAACCGGATCTACACAAGCATCATCCTCGAGAGGGGAAACGCCATAGTAAGCGTGAAACCCTGGTACCGTATCCCGGAAAGGGAAAAGGACGGCCCTGACGACCCCGATGGGGATGACAACCCTGACATACGAACATACATGGGCTCCGGGGAACTGGGGGTCTTCTTCAGGCGGGCCCGTCACACTCTGACCCTCACGCTCCGCAACAACCTGCGCCGTGAAAACAAGGGATCTGTCGAGTTGGGGTACTCCTATCCGCTCACGGCAAAGATGAAGGGGTACCTGCAGATCTTCGATGGATACGGCGAAAGCCTT